CTAGCTGCTTGAAGTCGTTCACCACCTTGCGCACCCGGCGGGGCAGCTGGTGAGCGAAGAGGGCGGCGTTGAGCAGGAAGTCTTCGCTCTCAGCGGAGCCGTAACGGCTCTTGAGGTCCTCCAGGATCTTGCGAATCTCGTGGATCTCCTCCTGCTGAAGCTCGAGCCGCACCTGCTCGATACCACCGATGGTGGCTACCGAAGTTTGGCTGGGGGTCATTACGTTGGACACAGGATCACCTCTATCTTGCGGTCAAATCATTGGCTCGGTAAAAACTCATCATCGCCTCGCCGAAAGCACCTGGCGGTCAGGGGCCTTCGGTGGCAGGAGCCGGGGAATCAGAAGGTGTCCTTCGACTCCAGCTCCTCGAACAGCTGCTGGACGCTCTCGTCGGAGAAGTCCCCGTCCTCGTCGACGTGCTCGATGAACTCGAACATCATCCCGGAGTTGGGCTCGCGGTGGGAGAAGCGCTGAACCAGGCCGTTGTTGCGAATCAGGCCGGTATCGAAGTCCAGACCGCTGCCCTCCAGCTGCTCCACGACCTCCGGGAGACCCTCGAGGCCAATGGCGATGTGCTGGACTCCCGGGCCATAGTGCTCGACATAGCGAGTCACCTGGGACTCCGGCGAAGTGCCCTGCAGAAGCACGAAGGTCAGCGGCCCGGCCTTCATGACGGCAGAGATCATGGCGCTCTTCTTGCCCTTGGTCTCACGACGCTCCACGAGCTCCATGCCGAGAACCTCGGAGTAGAACTGGATGGACTCCTCGAGGTCCTTGACGGCAATGGCCACGTGGTCGATGCCGGTTGCTTTTGCTGCGAGAATCGAAGCGAGCTTCGCTTCCATAACGTGCCTCCTTAACGGTGGTGTTCTAGATATCTGATAGCTGAAGCCGCAGCTGCCTCGAAGACTTCGCTCGGCGAGCAATGAGGTTTTGAAAGGATCCCCGGGCAAGCTTCTTCCGCGACATGAGAAACAGCTCATAAGGTCCTACGTGAAAAAACGCAGAACCACGTCAGTATGTTCTACCAACTTCAAGGCCTGGCGCGTCACCATGGTGCAAACCTTGTGAGTCAGCCCTGGGGCGACGGTGCCGAGACGACAGGGACTCAACGTCCTGCTGTCTAGTGAGGTGCGAACGGGGCGGGGAATCGGGACAAGAGAATCTTCTTGTTTTTGCTGCTCCAGCAATCAGAGAACGGGATTGGAGCTCGACCGGGGAGCCGCGCTAAACTGCTCCAGTGGATGGACCTACAGCCCTCAACCTCCCCCAGCCGAGGAGAGCCCGTGACTATACACAACCATCGATACTTCTGCCACCCCCTGAATCGAGGCCTGCGCCTGGCGATCCCAGCCCTGGCGCTGAGTTTCTTGCTACAGCTCGCGCCCCCGCTCATGGCGGCAGAAGATTCGCCGATGAAAGATCAAGAGAGCTCGGAAAAGTCAGGCCCGACGGCGCCAGACGAAACAGCCCAAGAGTGGGCTCACCGCGTCCTGGAAGCCCTTGGCGGCGCCCAAGCCTGGTCCGATACTCGCGCTCTGAGCTTCAGCTTTGCCGGCTTCCGAAGCCACTGGTGGGACCGCCAAACCGGCGCTCATCGGTACGAAGGGACCACCCGGGAGGAAGGTCAGCACTACGTCGTGCTGCACAATCTCCACGATCGCAAGGGGAAGGTCTTTCTCGATGGCGAGCTGATCTCCGGCCGCGATGCGGAGGAATGGCTGGACCAGGCCTATTCCGCGTGGATCAACGACACCTATTGGCTGCTCATGCCCTACAAGCTCCAAGATCCTGGCGTCCACCTGACCTACGAGGGCGTCCAGGACTTCCAGGGGAAGCCCCACGAGACGCTGCTGATGAGCTTTGAAGGGGTCGGCCTGACCCCCGGTGACCGCTATTGGGTGTACGTCGATCCGCAGACCCACCTGGTCGCCGGCTGGTCCTACATCCTGGAGAGCTACGAGGCGGACCGCCCCGCCACCGCCTGGGCCTGGGGGGATTGGCAGCGCTACGGCGAGATCCTCCTCGCCTCGGAGCGCTCCCAGGTAGGCGGCGACCGCCAGCTGCCCATGCAGGACATCGCCGTCTACGACCAGCTGCCGGCCTCGATCTTCGAGGACCCGAGCCCCCAGCTCGGTGCCGGCGAAGGTCAGTGAGCACCCCGACCACCGGCGCCGAGAAGGCCACCGGCCGGCTCCAGCGCATCTGGCTCAAGCGGGTCCGCCGCGGTCCCATGGACCTGCAGGACCGGGCGACGTTGATCGCCGGGGAAGGCCTGGAGGGCGACGCCAGCCGCGGCCGCAGCCGGCGTCAGGTCACCCTCATCGAGGAAGAGCTGTGGCAGGAGATTGCGAGGGAGCTCGGCCCGCAAGTGGATCCGGTGATGCGCCGCGCCAATCTACTCGTCTCCGGCGTCTCCCTCGCGGAAAGCCGCCACCGCATCCTCCACATCGGCACCTGCCGGCTCCAGATCCACGGCGAGACCCGCCCCTGCCGGCTGATGGAGGAAACCCTCCCGGGCCTGCAGGCCGCCCTCGACCCCGATTGGCGCGGCGGCGCCTTCGCCACGGTCCTCACCGGCGGCGAGATCGAGGTGGGAGACGAGGTGCGGTGGGAGGCCGACTGAAGCCCTGAGAGCGCCAGCCTCCGGGCAACTCTTGCCGAGCTCGAGGCTCAGGGGCCTCCTAGCTGGGTGAAGCTCCAGGCGGAGAGATTCCCCGCCTCGAAGCCATCCCCGAAGATCGGTCCCGGAGCGCTGGTGCAGCTCCCCGGCACCTGCACGTGCTCGAGGGTGATGTCGTCGACGTACCAGCCTTCCTCGGTCAAGCCACCATCGGTGGAGAAGATCCAGCGGATCTGCACCTCCATCCCCTGCCAGGGGCTGAGGTCGGCGACGTACTCGTCCCAGCTGAAATCGAGGCCGGTGAACGCCGGATCCCCCTCCTC
The DNA window shown above is from Acidobacteriota bacterium and carries:
- a CDS encoding MOSC domain-containing protein — its product is MSTPTTGAEKATGRLQRIWLKRVRRGPMDLQDRATLIAGEGLEGDASRGRSRRQVTLIEEELWQEIARELGPQVDPVMRRANLLVSGVSLAESRHRILHIGTCRLQIHGETRPCRLMEETLPGLQAALDPDWRGGAFATVLTGGEIEVGDEVRWEAD
- a CDS encoding VOC family protein, which gives rise to MEAKLASILAAKATGIDHVAIAVKDLEESIQFYSEVLGMELVERRETKGKKSAMISAVMKAGPLTFVLLQGTSPESQVTRYVEHYGPGVQHIAIGLEGLPEVVEQLEGSGLDFDTGLIRNNGLVQRFSHREPNSGMMFEFIEHVDEDGDFSDESVQQLFEELESKDTF